The segment CACTTGAATGATAATGTTCACCAGGGCAAAACATATGAAGATGGGCTAAGCCTTGGCTTTTCCGGCTTGATGAGATTGAATCCTCTGCTGCACCTTCAATATCTAGTGCATACAAAGCCAATGGATCAAATTCAATTTTTGCTTTTACTCAATACTAGCATTTGTTAGGCTTAGCAAGAAATGCATACTCATGATGCAACTTTTTGCAAAATATAAATTAGAAACGTTGCATGAGAGGGGGTAGAAAAGAGCGCAAAGAAAATATGGCTTATAAATCTAATTACATTTTCTTAGAGTTCAACTTAAAAGGAAAAAGACATTTTCTAGTATACCAAAACACAATTTGATTTCATATCTTGTGGATTTAACAGGAACTTATATGATTGTTGTATTCTAGTTTACCAGGAGGCAAGTAGGCAACTTTCATAAAAGCCAAACAGCAAGATGCATCCATGTAAAAAGCAGTTTGTAAAATGGCCATGGTATTttagagaaaaaataaaaaagaaatttaatccGAGATGTTAACAGCTAAGTCTGTGGAATGCAAAAGGCAAACCAACAAATTTGTAAACAACACAGAAGTTTATAATAAGaacaaatttaaatgaaattggaCCTTGATGAATCAGGCAAAGCCAACTAAGTAAATACTGCAAGCTAGGACCCAAAAGTAGACATACAGAGTATTAGCAAATTAGCACCCCAATGATATCACCTATTTCAGGTACTCATCAAGACCCAAAAACCCTTGTAACAAGGATTTAGTAGCAAGCAGGATAAAACAAACCTCGCTTAATGCTTTTGAACCATACTAACAATCAATCTTAGTCTCACGTCAAAATTTTCTTGTCATAAATAATCATGCCTCTGAATGATTATCTAACAGCCTTCATTTGTTTAACTAAACATAATAGAATTCTTTCACaattcataaacatgttgtgcCAGTGTTTTTTAGAGTCAAATAGAGACAATTTATATAGGCATCAAAACAGCACAAGTAAagcactttaaaaaaaaaaaaaccaaccgcTTCTCTTTTGCTGTGTTGTTTCTCTTCCAAATCTTGAAGAGATCCATCAAGTCGCTTCCTGTTGACAGAAATAAAGTCTTAAAGTTCATACACATGCAACTATAGAATGATAATTACAATATCACATGATGCACATtgcagaattaaaaaaaaaatgcagATTCAAGGTTACTGCTTAAGCATGTCAAAAGAAAAAAGTAACAGAGGAAGCACATCTGGTTACAACTCTAGAAGGATCAGGGAAAAGCATGCCCTCTACTTTCAAATAAATAAGAAATCGACTTTTAATACTGAACCCCAGACAAACATGTTATTATGGGAATATATCCGCATGGAATGAGATATTACTTAAAATGAAACCAACTTAGCTTAATTTGGAATTTTAGTTGGGTCGCAAAATTCAGGTTTGGAAACCACATTTGAAAACCCACTCATTTACAGTAAAAACTCATAATCCGAACACCACCCTAACCCCGACTTTGTATCTGAATCATAGTGCTTAACATTGCCTCAAAATGTCCGGGCAAAATAATACTATCAATGATTCTTATACAAGACCAATAGAAACCATCCGTAATATTTTTTAGCAACAAAAGCAAAGacaaaagataaaatgtgaaaggaagcgtacaattcagcagAGATGTACTCAATTCTCTTACGAATGTTGGCGTTAGCCTCCGCTAAATCTTGTTTCACAAGCACTAGACCTATCAACTTATACACATTTGCATCCTCGTTTAACAAATCCAACTCCTAATAACATTTTTTTTTCCAGCAAAAGAACAaataatcatcaaaaatcatttgaAAGCTAAATAATTAATCAATCAATTCAATCAGCAAAATAACGAAAACCCAAGGAAACCTTTAGGACTAGCTCGTTCTCTCCTAACTGAATAGTGTACTTCTTCCTGACTTGATGGTTCTTGGCTATATCTGGCGAGAGGCCATTCAACGAATACATAAATAAAACTATAGGGCTTCTCAATCGTAATATTTGAAAGCAAAtaggaaataaagaaaaaaaaagagaagaagctGAGAATAGGTCTCGTTTGTCTTGCCTTTCTGGAGCTTGCTAAGATCGTTGGCTTTGTTTTCGAGGTCCCGCTGCAGTTCTCGAAGAGCTGTAGAGGAGGAACTCATTGTTCTTCCGCAGCCTTGTTATCCTGGGCTCTAGCTGACGCGCTTTGACGGAGAGAAACCGTACGGTATTTTTCAAAGGCCTATTTTTACTGTAATTATTTGGGCCGGACCTGGATTACACTGTTTAATCTCTAACAATGATGCCTGAATCCAATTATGatatattgttgttgttgtttttggGTGACTGTATATTTTTGTATCTAACTTGATCAGATGTGTTAATTAGGGAAATATTTCTTTTGAACTAGTTGGTAAAAATCTTTAAACATCTTGCTCCAAAAATTAACAATTGTcacaagttatatgttttgtcatttaattttaaaagttacaaaatggtcaataaattattttaaaattttcatttaaattattaaattatatattttaaaatttttgtaatgATTTAACCtctaaattatttttttcattttggtatTTTAACTTTTGTCCCATTTAGATAACTCAACTatcatttttgtttcattttactCAAAAATTTGTCAATACCAAATAAGAATTGTCATATGTCACATTTCtaccaataatttttttttatttatgagtAAATTAAGATGAAAATAATAGTTTATATACTAAAAtgagacaaaaaaaaaatagataccCAAATGCAAAAATGAGCACAATTCAAAAGATAAAAGCATGATTTAAGCTGAGGCATTCATGCCACCATGACAAGCTTAGAACTAAAAAAATAACTCTATATAACAAGAGACTTTAAAGGTGAGGGAACTTGGCTAAACAAGAAGCCTAGTCTCTTCGCAAAGGCTTACGTTGTAGCCTCCGAGGGGGGCACAACCCAAGTAGAACCAAGAACCGACGCCAAACACATTCGAAGGTTGCTCAAAGCTATGATGGAGTTGATTTAAACCAACCTCAACTGGATCTTGGATTTGAGCTCAAAGTCATTGATGAACTAGATCAGGTCCAAATCTCCCTTCGACAAAAAACCAATAACTATGAGCGAATAAAAAAACCACACTATTCGGCCTTAAGGAGGTGTGACTTAAATATGGCTAAGGAAATTAAAGGTTTACTCAAATTGGGGAAATGGTTAGGTTATTTGAACATGGTTGGATCAATCTGGTCAAACTAATTGGATCGGAAATCAGACGGGATACTAGTCTAAAGAGAGgatttgaatttgttgattcGAGAATCAATATAGACCAATTGAaccgaaattttaatttttaatgatttatttaatcaaaccaGAAGGACTGAACTAGAGGTGTTTATGGACAGGGCCGGGCCGGGTTCGggtcgggctcaactaaaaaatcaTGCTCATTTATTGGGCTAGGGCCGAGCCGGGCCcaaaaaataggcctaaaattttgcccaagcccaacccggataaaaatactaaaacccggTCCCGGCCCGGCCCGCccgtattaaatttttatattatttttttattatttttaaatatatataatatatcaaaaatactaaaaatatcaaaataaatatttcccaacaaattgaaaataaattttgaaaaatatgtagacttaaataacactaaaataaatgcaacttaacaagcaaatgcttctaaaataataaaaaattaacaaatgcctttaaaataataagaaaattaacaataaaataaattttatacaatatccaaacaataataataaaataatagcaacataatagtaaaatggtcgcaaaatatggagaaaacaacaagaaaataacattcaaaaattaaaaaaaaaatatgcagatttttttgtcctttagtgagtTTGGGCCGGGCTGGGCTCAggctaaaaataccttacccgaggtcaggcccattttttaaacgggtcttattttttgtccaagcccatttttcgagcctatatttttgtccaaaccctctcacatttcgggcgggccttcgggccggaCCGGGCCGggtagcccggcccatgcacacctctagacTGAACTAATGGCCTAACCAGTTCAACCACCTATCCGATTTTGAAGCTTGGAAAATGGTGAAAGAGTGGATAAAAGGGaggaaagaaaagataaaagaggtAAGGTTGGAAGAAAAGGAAAGAGATGAGGAATGAGGGACTTTCATTGATAAAATCTTTAGGTTAAGTCAAGAGAGAAGAAAAAACGAAGTCTTTACGTGAGCAATCAATAAAAATCTTTTTAGGTCaacaattaatataatatttatattttttaataaataatgatacatgaataattataattataaacaaTATAAAGTACAATTGGACCAATAAAATCATAACAGATCATTAATTTTTTTCATGTCTGGATTATTTTTCCATGTCAGCTACAAATATCAACTGCATCTCTTCCCTAATCCTCTGACTCCACTGCACCATATTTGCATCAATAACTTCTTACGCTaatgtaataaaaaaattcacCATTGTGCCCTGTGTCACTCTGAAATCATGATCAGGTTTCCCCTCTTTTACCGTTGCTTATAAAATACACACATCATATATGAAGGTGATGTTCattgaaacaaaattaaagaaaatataaaCCATTACGACAAATCTAATAGCtttttccataaaaaaaaaaaaacactaacttttacataaaatttttaaaaaatggaaACAATAGAGTGAACAAAATTAACAAAGCATCATACTGAGAAGTCCAAATAAGGACAACACTTGAATTACCCGAACCTGGACAGTTAATTATGTATATAGCATTCGCAAAAAGATTCAAAGAAGTTTCTGTCTTGAACATGGCAATTGAAGGGTAAATCGACGAAAATATTTTCAATTGAAACTACTGTAAATCAGTCCAAGGAACCAATTGATCTGTTGGCATTTTAATGCTTTGACGACCCAGGAAGTGGAGTTGTCTCATGATTCTGTGTTAGTTGATCCATCTTTTTTTCTAAGGCGTAAATAGTTCATTGATTCTAGAGAAAGTACTTCTAGTCAACTAGTATCTGTGCCGTCAAAACCCTCGACGACTGTGAACTATTCCGCCCTTTGCTTTGCATAGGAGTTATGAAAGGATCAGAAGAATTAGTCATTAAAGTTCTAAAGGATCTCGGATACATCAGTTTCTTGTCAAAACTTAAGGTTTTCATATTCTTCAGGACTTATCTAACATACAGCTAAACTCATGAAATCTTCTCAACAACTTTAGTGTCAATGGTTTTCATTTTCTATTTATCAAAACAGTAAATTTGAGCAAGCTTTTCCTTCTTCATTGTTTGGGAAAGTGTTTTGGTCCATAAAAGAGACTAGTGCAGTATTGAAGGAGTAGGAAAGAGATGTAGTTGATATTGGTAGCTGATGTGGAAATAAATATTGAcatgttataattttattggttAAATTCATGTCTTATGTGGTGGGAAGGGTTTATATAATAATTTCTCTTAAATCTAAGTTTGGAATAAATTTGAACAAGACTTACATATGGTTAAACTTATGGCTATAATATATAGAGAGAATCAAAACATACTATTTACTCATGATGGAAGTAAAACCTAGGACATTAAAATTTTCAAGGCTTCAAACCTTGCCATTTTAATCAATACCTTGTTGGTTTACATTGTTGAATTGATAATGCTCAAAAGGGGTTTTTAAGGTACTTTACAAGTACAGTGAAATTACAATCATAAATAATGCATGTTTGAGTAATTATAATTAGAAACAACTAATAAAaacataacaaaattaaaaattaaaatacatcttaacatgatatatatatatatagcgaaacttaaattcataattaatataaaaatatctaTGTGTATTTTAATTTAAAGGCTCAAATTCCAAAATGCATAATGATAAGTTTAACTCTCAATGTTTACATGTTCTATCaatttgaaaattattattattagctaAATTTAATCCTTAACTTTTAAAAAGAGTCAAATCGTTTTTAACGAAAATGgtgattaaaacattaattttatcATTGTTGACGTGGCGTTCACATTACGATCTATGTCCATATCATGCTAACTTAAAATCATTTGTTTTTTATATCatgtcaacaaataatttaaaaattaaaaatatgtaaaaaattcatacaaatttaaaaaaaaaactagagtACACATAAATTGTATCTAAACTCAAATTcatacaaatttaaaataaataaataaattaaagtacACATGGATTGTATATAAactcttattttaaataattaagagtttaattaatattcttattaaaaacattatttcaacttttaaaaaaaattcatataactcttttaaaatattaagaattaaatttaactaaaatcaCCAAATTAACAAAAGTTTAAAAAGCTAAATTTCAAATTATAACACTTCAAAAACTCAAACTCTTATTACCGCCGACAAGAACAAATGTCTCATTGGCTGATCATCGTAAAAAGTGATTCAAATTTAATCGACAACTAAATATAATTGCAGGACACCTAAAACCTCAGACAAATaataaaggaaaaggaaaatatGATGGCCAAAGTAACGAAGTTACAGCgatcaaataaaaattatatatacggTAACTGCTTTAACTGGAAAAGCTAAAGTGTAAAAGACGATATGGTACTAACTAGTTAAGAAGAAAAAGACGATATAGTACTGGAATCCGTGGATAAAAAGACCCTGCCTGCTCTGTCTCAAATCCCTCATCACAACAGAGACTCAAGCCCTTTTACCAGAGAAGTGCGAAGGAGAGTTTGGCAAAGAAGACGATGGCCAAGAGCTCCGCAATAAAGAGATGCCTCTTCCTTTTTATGCTTATCTTCCCTCATTTCTCTACTCTAGCTCTAACTGAAGATGGTAAGTACTCATCTCCTTTCTTCCATCATTCTCCATCTGCATACGTACTACCTCATTTCCCTTTTTGCCTTTTTTTTGAGAACATCTTTTCGACTTCTTGCATTGGTTCTTTTTGGATTATGCTTCCCGGGGCTTTTGTTATGCAGGAGATCTGTTAAAAGTGTTAATTGCATTAGCTAGCTACAGTCTTTTTTTTTCGGGGGGAAGGGAGTTATCTTATGTTGGGGATTTGGTTGTCTATAAGCTTTAGTGATTTTGATTATTATTACAAAATTACCATGTGATTTGGATTTCAGATGATTTGCTTAAAGAGGTTTAGTTCTTCCATTCCTTGTCATTCATTGATCCCTTCaaagaacaattttttttttttggtacattCAAACAACAATGAATAGACTTAGGTTTTTCACACCAGCGGACTGCAATTAAAATGCCCATATATTTCAGTGACAAATCCTCTATCCATTTTCTCCTGCAAATGCCCACATGAATTccctcatttcctgcaaagattCTCTTCTCTTTCCAATTAAACTCCATAATATCTTTTACTCTTTTCCTTCGATAAAGCCATTAGATCGACGCCGTTTTCAGTAAAGACTAAAGAGTGAGCTTTACTTATGCTCCAACACAGCCAGCACTAACCTGAATAACTTTATACTACAACTTAAGctgatttgatttttatttatttttagaaaagtCTAAACGTGGGCCATTAAATGTTTAAGATCTTTTggttctttttattcttttctttttctaaattcAAAAGAGTCTAATCATGCATGCAGTTATTGACTGTTAATACTTTGAAACAAACTTTAAATGTAGCACTCCACTGTATCATTATCTGTCCCACCATAATTGAGTGTTTCTTGGAGATCCTTTCTTACTTTAAGTATGCAAGCCTGTTATTCCTCTAAATACTTATTATTTCTTTACTAGTGAGTAGTGAGGAAGCTTTAAAGGGTTTAACTGCACCACAATAATTAAACGTATTACGTGAATTTGTTTGGCAGTCATTGTCGGTTGTCAACTACATTATCACTCAGTCTAGTGGGGTTAAAAGCATTTTGCACAAGCCATGAGTGATCGATTGGCCGAAAGCTATAGCATCAACCTATATTTAGATACCAAAGTCATAGTTAATTGTAGCAAACTTTATGGCCAAGCTGGATGACTCGGTAGTTGGTAGCTTCTTTAATGGCAAATGTTGAACTTCAAAGGTCTATTCTTTCAAGTAAGAAACGATAGTAAAACAATAGaagaaaattgagaaaaaaataaatGTGGCTATGTCAAAAAGTAAAAGGTGGGAAAGGTGAGTGTTGGTATAGAATAGAATAGAAGTGAGTTAAGGATTTTGACGAATGAGTCCTTCGTGTTCCCTTTTCGCCTTGTTCTAAGGTGAGTGAAATGACCAAAGAGGAACATATATTCATGCCAATtacatcttcttcttttttaatctTAGTTTAACAAAAGACAAGGGTTGTTTCTGCAAACAATCCTTGTCCTTTTAGTGCATCGTCCAAATTTCCAGCTTAGTTCCGTTCCGTAAAAGATTCGCATTCACTGTCGTAAGCCTGCATTTCTACTTGgccaataaaaaaaatatataaaaaattagaaCGCATTTCTAccaggttttttttctttttttgaatttCTATTGTGGAGTCAAAGTAGAGGAGACTAGCGTAGAAAATAATGGCTGAAACGGTGGGTAGGCCCCACACGGTGATCACTGGCTCATGTTTCAAGCTGGATGGTACTAGTCACGGCCTTTATGCGGCCACCATCGACATTTTCATTTCCCCCTTCCCCCAACTTGTATGATAATTTACAGACTTGGAGAATAAATGTCGAATACTGATTGATAAATACGTTggtcattattatatttatttttataattatagttTCGTTTTTGTTTGCAGCTTATTTTATGCGAGTCTGGgtacttttcatttatttttctgtGACAAAGTTTCGTTTTCTTATTAGGGCATGAGCATGAGCTGGCCTCCACTTTAAAGCTAGTAACCAAGATAGATTATCcaaagatttattttcttccTATAGTATACCTACTAGCTTTTGGTTGTTAATACCCATGCAATATATTAATGCATAAATGTGTAAATTCAGCCCCATGTTGTAATTTGTGTAAATAAGCCTAAGATTTGATTCTATTGGAGCTGTAATCAAGGCttataatatatgttaaaatttacCTAAGATTCTGGTCTATCAAACTTTACTCTTATGGTACCAAAAAAAATGCTCCTAAGTTGGTATAAATTCGTTGTCTTTTGTTGTGAAGGATTGGTGGCAAATGGTGATTTCGAGGCACGACCCTCGAACGGCTTCCCAAGCGAGGCAATAGCGGATGGGCCGACGGAGATCCCGAGCTGGAGAACAAAAGGCAGAGTGGAGCTGGTGTCTTCTGGGGAAAAAGTGAGCGGAGGGATGCTCCTCATCGTGCCCGGAGGCTCGAAAGCCGTTAGATTGGGGAATGACGCAGAGATCAGCCAAGAAGTAACGGTGGAGAAAGGGTCCACGTACGCAGTTACCTTCAGTGCGGCCCGCACGTGCGCGCAACTTGAGTCATTGAATGTGTCCGTGCCACCTGCTTCACAGTCGGTAGACCTCCAAACATTGTACAACGTGCAAGGGTGGGACCCTTACTCGATTTCATTCGAGGCAGAGGAGGATAAAGTGCCGTTGGTTTTCCGGAACACCGGCATGGAAGATGACCCGGAATGTGGGCCCATCATTGATGATATTGCCATTAAAAAACTTATTACCCCTGATCAGCCCAAAGGTAAACAACACTATacaatttctctctctttttccttttttccttcttttttttttttttttatagttatTGCGTTCACTTTTTTGGTATGGGACATTATGGGTCACATTAAACGTGTGAAGCTTGTTGTAATAGTGAGAGTTGTGTAGTCTCAAAATTGTGTCTTGGGATTAGGTACTATTTTTCAAGATAAGGTACCGAGAAAATTCAAAGATCATTGTCCCAAGGAGGTACTAACCGGTCGACTTATTTCCATTCATGGACCCCTATCCCCTAAATTGCTGGATCTTACCCTAGAGTCGAGGTAACAATTTTATTGCTAGTAAAGTTGGACTTCAATggagaaacaaaaagttaaaCAAATTACGTACTGGTTTTCTTAGGTAAAAGATGAGCCAAGGGactgctttttcttttcttttttgaatgTAGCAAAATGTGGAAAATGTTAGGTCTAGATTTAATATCCTTATTTACAATTACAATAGCAGCGTAGTAACTTTGCCCTAAGAGAAAGCAGCATTGGAAAAAAAAATAAGGTAGGATCATTAATACGAAAACCCCAGTCAAGCCACCAACTTTACAAATCTATGTTACGTGGTGGTTGTTATAAATTACGTATATGTTTCTCATACTCTGAACCGTCGAATCAACTGTGGTCACTGCTCACCATGTTTAACACGCATatcttaacctttttttttttctcgccATGAGTaaaataattgttaaattttttgtttCTGACAATTGTGATATATCCGGGAAACATTTACTTTGTATTTTCTACATCTCGAGGAACCGGAATgaatattttgaaatgtttttctcACCACGTTGTTGATTGAATTTCACCTTGTTTTATGTTTTCTTCAGACAATGCAGTAGTTAACAGTGGCTTTGAATTTGGCCCTTGGATGTTCCAAAATGTATCTCTTGGTGTCTTGCTCCCGACCAACCTTGACGAAGAGACATCCCCATTACCAGGATGGATGGTCGAATCAACCAGGGCGGTTCGATACATTGATTCCAACCATTATGCTGTCCCAGAAGGCAAACGTGCCGTGGAGTTGGTTTCCGGCAAGGAAGGCATCATTTCTCAAATGGTGGAAACCAGACCAGACAAGCTATATAGCTTGACCTTCTTTTTGGGGCACGCTGGGGACAAATGCAAGGAACCACTGGCTGTAATGGCATTTGCAGGGGACCAGGCACAAAATTTTCACTACACGCCTGACTCTAACTCCACCTTCCAAGTTGCTAGTGTGAACTTCACAGCCAAGGCGGAGAGGACACGTATCGCGTTCTACAGTGTGTATTACAATACAAGAACCGATGACATGAGCTCACTATGTGGTCCGGTGGTGGACGATGTTCGGGTGTGGTATTCATGGGCAAGTAGAAATGAGGTCCAAGTGTTGTTAGGGCTTGGACTTTCTTTTTGGGC is part of the Gossypium arboreum isolate Shixiya-1 chromosome 5, ASM2569848v2, whole genome shotgun sequence genome and harbors:
- the LOC108450755 gene encoding prefoldin subunit 6-like; this translates as MSSSSTALRELQRDLENKANDLSKLQKDIAKNHQVRKKYTIQLGENELVLKELDLLNEDANVYKLIGLVLVKQDLAEANANIRKRIEYISAELKRLDGSLQDLEEKQHSKREAILKVQQRIQSHQAGKAKA
- the LOC108453666 gene encoding protein DUF642 L-GALACTONO-1,4-LACTONE-RESPONSIVE GENE 2-like — its product is MAKSSAIKRCLFLFMLIFPHFSTLALTEDGLVANGDFEARPSNGFPSEAIADGPTEIPSWRTKGRVELVSSGEKVSGGMLLIVPGGSKAVRLGNDAEISQEVTVEKGSTYAVTFSAARTCAQLESLNVSVPPASQSVDLQTLYNVQGWDPYSISFEAEEDKVPLVFRNTGMEDDPECGPIIDDIAIKKLITPDQPKDNAVVNSGFEFGPWMFQNVSLGVLLPTNLDEETSPLPGWMVESTRAVRYIDSNHYAVPEGKRAVELVSGKEGIISQMVETRPDKLYSLTFFLGHAGDKCKEPLAVMAFAGDQAQNFHYTPDSNSTFQVASVNFTAKAERTRIAFYSVYYNTRTDDMSSLCGPVVDDVRVWYSWASRNEVQVLLGLGLSFWAYLLVLV